A section of the Bacteroidota bacterium genome encodes:
- a CDS encoding antibiotic biosynthesis monooxygenase: MSRLVRFVTLRFRPDGVAHFMEIFDEVQPRIQSFPGCLYVEVAADPFEPDTYYTLSLWAGADALEAYRSSELFAATWQRTRQLFRAKPSAMSWTLTLPPGATLPQ; encoded by the coding sequence ATGAGTAGGCTTGTTCGCTTCGTTACACTTCGGTTTAGGCCAGATGGGGTAGCGCACTTTATGGAGATTTTTGACGAAGTGCAGCCTCGTATTCAGTCATTTCCGGGCTGCCTGTATGTAGAGGTGGCTGCCGATCCGTTTGAGCCCGATACATACTACACCCTTAGCCTCTGGGCGGGTGCCGATGCCCTGGAGGCTTACAGGTCGAGCGAGCTGTTTGCAGCCACCTGGCAGCGCACCCGGCAGCTCTTTCGGGCCAAGCCCAGTGCCATGAGCTGGACGCTGACCCTGCCACCCGGCGCTACTTTACCACAATAG
- a CDS encoding PhoH family protein codes for MIEQDIVLDEINPMDFYGVNNGNMDLIKQAYPDVRFIARGSTLKTLGEPGRLEVIQQVIESIIQEIRKFGPIDPIRVAELLTSTPEELVERELAPNVNGEGMLLKGVNGSPIRAKTDGQRQIVKSAEKNDVVFAVGPAGSGKTYTAVAVAVRALKEKLVKKIVLVRPAVEAGEKLGFLPGDLKEKIDPYLRPLYDALEDMIPAPKLKDYIENGTVEIVPLAYMRGRTLNNSFIILDEAQNATEMQLKMFLTRMGIDSKIIVTGDTSQIDLPKQQKSGLVQATRMFKDVKGIGLIHLSEKDVVRHALLRKILAAYKLEEETARKKKEADKDA; via the coding sequence ATCATAGAGCAAGACATCGTCTTGGATGAAATCAACCCCATGGATTTTTATGGGGTGAATAATGGTAATATGGACCTGATCAAGCAGGCCTATCCGGATGTGCGCTTTATTGCCCGGGGTAGCACCCTGAAGACGCTGGGCGAGCCGGGCAGGCTGGAGGTTATCCAGCAGGTCATCGAGTCGATTATACAGGAGATCCGCAAGTTTGGCCCGATAGACCCTATACGGGTGGCCGAGCTGCTGACCTCCACACCCGAAGAACTGGTGGAGCGAGAGCTGGCACCAAACGTGAATGGGGAGGGCATGCTGCTAAAGGGCGTGAATGGTAGCCCCATCCGGGCCAAGACCGATGGCCAGCGCCAGATTGTAAAAAGTGCCGAAAAAAACGATGTGGTGTTCGCCGTTGGCCCAGCGGGCAGCGGCAAAACCTATACAGCCGTAGCAGTGGCAGTGCGTGCCCTGAAGGAGAAGCTTGTAAAAAAAATCGTATTGGTACGGCCCGCAGTAGAGGCGGGCGAAAAACTGGGTTTCCTGCCGGGCGACCTGAAAGAAAAAATAGACCCCTACCTGCGCCCCCTGTACGATGCGCTGGAAGACATGATACCCGCACCCAAGCTGAAAGACTACATTGAAAATGGTACGGTAGAGATTGTGCCCCTGGCCTACATGCGGGGCCGAACCCTGAATAACAGCTTCATCATCCTGGATGAAGCACAAAACGCTACCGAGATGCAGCTGAAAATGTTCCTGACGCGCATGGGCATCGACAGCAAGATTATCGTAACCGGAGACACCAGCCAGATAGACCTACCCAAGCAGCAAAAAAGTGGCCTTGTGCAGGCCACCCGGATGTTCAAAGACGTGAAGGGCATTGGCCTCATCCATCTATCCGAAAAAGATGTGGTGCGCCACGCCCTGCTGCGGAAGATACTGGCCGCCTACAAACTGGAGGAAGAAACGGCACGCAAAAAAAAGGAAGCGGATAAGGACGCATGA
- a CDS encoding helical backbone metal receptor, which yields MILHDHLGRRVDVPAQPARIVSLCPSQTETLFELGAGAQVVGVTNWCIHPDEARSKTAVGGTKKVNLNRLHALKPDLILAEKEEQTRELVEALAAHYPVYVTDVRSLSGARTMITDLGQILGLTDQAAKMVQDIDSHWRRLAGLAGGRKVLYFIWQEPYMVVGADTYIHDVLTHLGFRNLAATTWQERYPSASVEALQQLQPDLVFLSSEPYRYTEEHVAQYRQLFPAAKVLWVDGEMLSWYGSRMRKAAEYLHGLISGLGIPGT from the coding sequence ATGATCCTGCACGACCATTTGGGACGGAGGGTGGATGTGCCAGCCCAGCCCGCCCGCATCGTGTCGCTATGCCCCAGCCAGACCGAAACCCTCTTTGAGCTAGGGGCGGGCGCGCAGGTGGTAGGCGTAACCAACTGGTGCATACACCCCGATGAGGCTCGGTCCAAAACAGCGGTGGGGGGCACCAAAAAGGTAAACCTAAACCGACTGCACGCCCTGAAGCCCGACCTGATACTAGCTGAAAAGGAGGAGCAAACCCGTGAACTGGTAGAAGCCCTGGCGGCCCACTACCCCGTTTACGTAACCGATGTGCGCAGCCTGAGCGGCGCACGAACCATGATAACAGACCTGGGGCAGATACTGGGCCTAACCGACCAGGCTGCCAAAATGGTACAGGACATAGATAGCCACTGGCGCAGGCTGGCAGGACTGGCAGGGGGCAGGAAAGTACTGTACTTCATCTGGCAGGAACCCTATATGGTGGTGGGGGCAGACACCTATATACACGATGTACTCACGCACCTTGGCTTCCGAAACCTGGCAGCCACCACCTGGCAGGAGCGCTACCCCAGTGCCAGCGTGGAGGCGCTGCAGCAACTACAGCCCGACCTTGTGTTTCTCTCTTCGGAGCCCTATCGCTATACCGAAGAGCACGTGGCGCAATACCGGCAGCTATTCCCAGCGGCAAAGGTGCTGTGGGTGGATGGCGAGATGCTTAGCTGGTACGGTAGCAGGATGCGGAAAGCAGCAGAATACCTGCACGGGCTGATTTCCGGGCTGGGTATCCCGGGGACATAA